In Rhinoraja longicauda isolate Sanriku21f chromosome 13, sRhiLon1.1, whole genome shotgun sequence, one genomic interval encodes:
- the camk2n2a gene encoding calcium/calmodulin-dependent protein kinase II inhibitor 1a: MSEILPYSEEKMAHFGDENEVSQLSFSCRLQDTNTFFGGSQAKRPPKLGQIGRAKRVVVEDDRIDDVLKGRGDKTSSGV; this comes from the exons ATGTCGGAGATACTGCCCTATAGTGAAGAGAAGATGGCTCACTTTGGGGACGAGAATGAAGTCAGCCAGCTCTCCTTCAGCTGCCGCCTGCAGGACACCAACACTTTCTTCGGCGGCTCCCAGGCCAAACGACCCCCTAAGCTGGGGCAGATCGGCAGAGCCAAGCGAG TTGTTGTCGAAGACGACAGGATAGATGATGttctgaaggggaggggagacaaAACCTCGTCTGGAGTGTAA